A single Brevundimonas sp. M20 DNA region contains:
- a CDS encoding molecular chaperone DnaJ, translated as MSPLWLVLAAIAVWALIRLGRQGERAGRGHWRVTATLFSAVMIAGGVLALSKGSWVLGGGLTAAGLWLTVASRLRQTAPRAQGMSDGEARAILGVSADASKAEINTAWKRVMARAHPDHGGTEGLAARVNAARDHLLKR; from the coding sequence TTGAGTCCGCTCTGGCTGGTTCTGGCCGCCATCGCCGTCTGGGCCCTGATCCGTCTCGGCCGCCAGGGCGAGCGGGCAGGGCGCGGCCACTGGCGCGTCACCGCCACCCTGTTCAGCGCCGTCATGATCGCCGGCGGCGTGCTGGCGCTCAGCAAGGGTTCATGGGTTCTGGGCGGCGGTCTGACGGCGGCGGGGCTCTGGCTGACCGTGGCCTCGCGTCTGCGCCAGACCGCGCCGCGCGCCCAGGGCATGAGCGACGGCGAGGCGCGCGCGATTCTGGGCGTGTCCGCTGACGCCTCAAAGGCCGAGATCAATACCGCCTGGAAGCGCGTCATGGCGCGCGCCCACCCCGATCACGGCGGCACCGAAGGGCTGGCCGCGCGGGTCAACGCCGCGCGGGATCATCTGCTGAAGCGGTAG